From one Pseudomonas sp. S35 genomic stretch:
- the ychF gene encoding redox-regulated ATPase YchF gives MGFNCGIVGLPNVGKSTLFNALTKSGIAAENFPFCTIEPNSGIVPMPDPRLDALAAIVNPKRVLPTTMEFVDIAGLVAGASKGEGLGNKFLANIRETDAIAHVVRCFEDENVIHVSNSVDPKRDIEIIDLELIFADLDSCEKQLQKVARNAKGGDKDAVVQKGLLEQLIAHFTEGKPARSLMKSMGADEKAVIKGFHLLTTKPVMYIANVAEDGFENNPLLDVVKAIADEEGAIVVPVCNKIEAEIAELDDGEEKDMFLEALGLEEPGLNRVIRAGYEMLNLQTYFTAGVEEVRAWTVKVGATAPQAAGVIHTDFEKGFIRAEVIAYNDFIQFKGEAGAKEAGKWRLEGKEYIVKDGDVMHFRFNV, from the coding sequence ATGGGATTCAATTGCGGCATCGTCGGCCTGCCCAACGTCGGCAAATCCACCTTGTTCAACGCTTTGACCAAGTCCGGTATTGCGGCGGAGAACTTCCCCTTCTGCACCATCGAACCCAACAGCGGTATCGTGCCGATGCCGGACCCACGCCTGGACGCCCTGGCGGCCATCGTCAATCCCAAGCGCGTGCTGCCGACCACCATGGAGTTCGTCGACATCGCCGGCCTGGTCGCCGGTGCGTCGAAGGGTGAAGGCCTGGGCAACAAGTTCCTGGCCAACATCCGCGAAACCGATGCCATCGCCCACGTGGTCCGCTGCTTTGAAGACGAGAACGTGATTCACGTCTCCAACAGCGTCGACCCGAAACGCGACATCGAGATCATCGACCTGGAACTGATCTTCGCCGACCTCGACAGCTGCGAGAAGCAACTGCAGAAAGTCGCGCGTAACGCCAAGGGCGGTGACAAGGACGCAGTGGTCCAAAAAGGCCTGCTGGAGCAGTTGATCGCACACTTCACCGAAGGCAAGCCGGCGCGCAGCCTGATGAAGAGCATGGGTGCTGACGAGAAAGCGGTGATCAAGGGCTTCCACCTGCTGACCACCAAGCCGGTGATGTACATCGCCAACGTGGCTGAAGATGGCTTCGAGAACAACCCGCTGCTCGACGTGGTCAAGGCCATCGCCGACGAAGAAGGCGCTATCGTGGTGCCGGTGTGCAACAAGATCGAAGCGGAAATCGCCGAGCTCGATGACGGCGAAGAAAAAGACATGTTCCTCGAGGCCCTGGGCCTGGAAGAGCCTGGCCTGAACCGCGTGATCCGCGCCGGCTACGAAATGCTCAACCTGCAGACTTACTTCACCGCCGGTGTCGAAGAAGTTCGCGCCTGGACCGTCAAGGTCGGCGCCACCGCGCCACAGGCTGCCGGCGTGATCCACACCGACTTCGAAAAAGGCTTTATCCGCGCTGAAGTGATCGCCTACAACGACTTTATCCAGTTCAAGGGTGAAGCCGGCGCCAAGGAAGCCGGTAAATGGCGCTTGGAAGGTAAGGAATATATCGTCAAGGATGGCGATGTAATGCACTTCCGTTTCAACGTGTAA
- the hrpT gene encoding HrpT family type III secretion system protein yields MNRILSCLTLTGLALLSVGCTSTCKGDSCSRPQSSADKMVIWWPEHMRVQPGPNEERSDHQTVSLER; encoded by the coding sequence ATGAACCGCATACTCTCCTGCCTGACCTTGACCGGCCTGGCCCTGCTCAGCGTCGGCTGCACCTCCACCTGCAAGGGCGACTCCTGCTCTCGCCCGCAATCGAGCGCCGACAAGATGGTGATCTGGTGGCCGGAACACATGCGTGTGCAGCCCGGCCCAAATGAAGAACGTTCGGACCACCAGACGGTGTCGCTGGAACGATGA
- a CDS encoding type III secretion protein — protein sequence MSEHLAWAQWWACPLRGAHPDWQVAGAPSLPTSLQRSHPAQVNALFQIHPCLPPFPSPALLQLLHATGEQRELMLMLIKGVYHASPDSLLSQEQQLWCRRLAKALAPSPTLDASDDPLHYLRAWVEPAVWQRLRLSFARERVLALETHPRLSDSHSRLNTLWQAALWRVTGAAHDTAQHALP from the coding sequence ATGAGTGAACACCTTGCCTGGGCTCAATGGTGGGCGTGCCCGCTGCGAGGCGCCCATCCCGATTGGCAGGTAGCAGGCGCACCGAGCCTGCCAACGTCGCTGCAGCGCAGTCACCCTGCTCAGGTGAACGCGTTGTTTCAGATTCATCCGTGCCTACCGCCCTTTCCATCGCCGGCCCTGTTGCAGCTGCTGCATGCAACCGGCGAACAACGGGAACTCATGCTGATGCTGATCAAGGGGGTGTATCACGCAAGCCCGGATAGCCTGTTGAGCCAGGAGCAGCAACTGTGGTGCCGGCGCCTGGCCAAGGCATTGGCACCGAGCCCGACCCTGGACGCCAGCGACGACCCCCTGCACTACCTGCGCGCGTGGGTAGAGCCTGCCGTATGGCAGCGACTGCGCCTGAGCTTTGCCCGCGAACGCGTACTTGCGCTCGAGACCCACCCCAGGCTCTCGGACAGTCACAGTCGGTTGAATACACTCTGGCAGGCCGCACTCTGGCGCGTGACCGGTGCCGCGCACGATACCGCTCAACACGCCCTCCCGTGA
- the lolB gene encoding lipoprotein insertase outer membrane protein LolB, translating to MFLRHVVVFSLIALLAGCAGFGARESVEGQGNPAQWKQHKDQLSSIDGWQIEGKVGVRAPKDSGSGTLFWLQRQDYYDIRLSGPLGRGAARLTGRPGQVSLEVANQGRYEATSPEALLEEQIGWKLPVSHLVWWVRGLPAPDSKSRLSLNGDSRLASLEQDGWQVEYLSYVEQGGYWLPERIKLHGTDLDVTLVIKDWQPRKLGQ from the coding sequence ATGTTCTTGCGCCACGTTGTCGTTTTCAGTCTCATCGCCCTGCTCGCCGGTTGCGCGGGCTTTGGTGCCCGTGAATCCGTTGAAGGCCAGGGCAACCCGGCGCAATGGAAGCAGCACAAGGATCAGCTCAGCAGCATCGATGGCTGGCAGATCGAAGGCAAGGTCGGGGTGCGTGCACCCAAAGATTCAGGCAGCGGCACTTTGTTCTGGCTGCAACGCCAGGACTACTACGATATTCGCTTATCGGGCCCACTGGGCCGTGGCGCTGCGCGCCTGACCGGTCGCCCGGGGCAAGTCAGCCTCGAAGTGGCCAACCAGGGCCGCTACGAGGCGACTTCGCCGGAAGCGCTGCTGGAGGAACAGATTGGCTGGAAGCTGCCCGTTTCGCACCTGGTGTGGTGGGTGCGCGGCTTGCCCGCGCCGGACAGCAAGAGCCGCCTGAGCCTCAATGGCGACAGCCGCCTCGCGTCACTGGAGCAGGATGGCTGGCAGGTCGAGTACCTCAGCTACGTGGAACAAGGCGGCTATTGGCTGCCAGAGCGTATCAAGCTGCATGGCACTGACCTTGACGTCACGCTGGTGATCAAGGACTGGCAACCGCGCAAGCTGGGGCAATAA
- a CDS encoding type III secretion protein, producing the protein MRPKPHSWLEQLSDCSNGREQEITLMEGDDHINVRSSEHGVLLCVQLTRDCPDPRSLGTWLRIGQSSLLHFAGALAQAPACGRLWLLQHLPHTCSQAEVLATLEALLNQRDTWRRVAKRLVMPASKLYVTSLRSLPN; encoded by the coding sequence TTGCGACCGAAACCCCATAGCTGGCTGGAACAATTGAGCGATTGCTCAAACGGTCGCGAGCAGGAAATAACGTTGATGGAGGGCGACGACCACATCAACGTGCGCAGCAGTGAGCATGGCGTGTTGCTATGCGTCCAACTGACCCGCGATTGCCCGGACCCACGCTCATTAGGTACCTGGTTGCGCATTGGGCAGTCGAGCCTCCTGCACTTCGCCGGCGCGCTTGCCCAGGCGCCCGCATGTGGCCGGCTCTGGCTGCTCCAGCACCTGCCGCACACCTGCAGCCAGGCTGAAGTGCTTGCAACCCTGGAGGCTCTGCTCAACCAACGCGACACCTGGCGTAGGGTAGCCAAGCGTCTGGTGATGCCCGCCAGCAAGCTTTACGTCACGTCATTACGGTCGCTGCCGAACTAA
- a CDS encoding sigma 54-interacting transcriptional regulator, with the protein MSAHYHNEAYTTVAVAECPIIETTLLTTAALNIDILLLGETGTGKDTLAQRIHRLSGRKGGFVPVNCAAIPETLAESQLFGVNSGAYTGAVQSRAGCIEAAHLGTLYLDEIDSMPLPLQAKLLRALECRGVERLGSTRFISVDMRVIASAQHSLHAMVEQGTFRRDLYFRLNVVNIHLPPLRNRRERIIPLFQRMIAEEAKQFGRQPPVPSKALLQQLLCHPWPGNVRELRSTAKRFVLGLPTIGASPFAHQDNEMSLKDRMQQIEKVMIEESLRRHKHCVDGVALELGVAKRTLYYRIKQLDISLNA; encoded by the coding sequence CTGTCGGCTCACTACCATAACGAAGCCTACACAACCGTTGCCGTTGCCGAATGCCCAATTATAGAAACCACACTCTTAACTACTGCGGCACTTAACATCGACATTCTATTGTTGGGGGAAACCGGTACCGGCAAAGATACGCTGGCGCAGCGCATCCATCGCTTATCCGGTCGCAAGGGTGGCTTCGTTCCCGTGAACTGTGCGGCCATTCCGGAAACATTGGCAGAAAGCCAACTGTTCGGCGTTAATAGCGGTGCCTATACCGGGGCAGTGCAATCACGCGCCGGGTGTATTGAGGCCGCTCATCTGGGTACCCTTTATCTGGATGAAATCGACAGCATGCCACTGCCTCTGCAAGCCAAGTTGCTACGCGCACTGGAGTGCCGTGGGGTTGAGCGCCTGGGCTCTACCCGGTTTATTTCCGTGGACATGCGCGTCATTGCCTCGGCCCAGCACTCATTACATGCAATGGTCGAACAAGGCACGTTCCGGCGTGATCTCTACTTTCGCCTGAATGTCGTCAATATCCACCTGCCGCCTCTTCGCAACCGGCGCGAACGTATCATCCCGCTATTCCAGCGCATGATCGCCGAAGAAGCCAAGCAGTTCGGGCGCCAGCCCCCCGTACCGTCAAAAGCATTACTTCAACAGCTGCTTTGCCACCCGTGGCCGGGGAACGTGCGCGAGTTGCGCTCGACCGCCAAGCGCTTCGTGCTGGGCCTGCCGACTATTGGCGCATCCCCTTTTGCACATCAGGACAATGAGATGAGCCTGAAGGATCGCATGCAGCAAATTGAGAAGGTGATGATTGAGGAGTCCCTGCGCCGACACAAACACTGCGTGGATGGCGTAGCACTGGAGCTGGGCGTGGCCAAGCGTACGCTTTACTACAGGATAAAACAGCTGGACATATCGCTGAATGCGTAA
- a CDS encoding 50S ribosomal protein L25/general stress protein Ctc encodes MNDFTLNAEVRSDLGKGASRRLRRLASLVPAVVYGGEKAPESISMLAKEVAKLLENDAAYSHVIELNVGGKKQNVIIKALQRHPSKGHVLHADFVRVVAGQKLTAIVPVHFVGEEAPVKKGGEISHVLNEIEVTCLPKDLPEFIEVDLSALEIGAIVHLSDLKAPKGVEFVALAHGDDKAVANVHAPRVAPEAEEGAAE; translated from the coding sequence ATGAACGATTTTACTCTGAATGCTGAAGTGCGTTCCGACCTGGGGAAAGGTGCGAGCCGCCGCCTGCGTCGTCTCGCAAGCCTGGTTCCAGCTGTAGTTTACGGTGGCGAAAAAGCCCCTGAATCCATCAGCATGCTGGCTAAAGAAGTTGCCAAACTGCTCGAAAACGATGCTGCCTACAGCCACGTTATCGAACTGAACGTTGGCGGCAAAAAGCAGAACGTCATCATCAAAGCTCTGCAACGTCACCCGTCCAAGGGTCACGTACTGCACGCTGACTTCGTACGCGTCGTAGCTGGCCAGAAACTGACCGCTATCGTGCCTGTGCACTTTGTTGGTGAAGAAGCTCCGGTCAAGAAAGGCGGCGAGATCTCTCACGTCCTGAACGAAATCGAAGTGACCTGCCTGCCGAAAGATCTGCCTGAGTTCATCGAAGTCGACCTGTCGGCTCTGGAAATCGGCGCAATCGTTCACCTGTCCGACCTCAAAGCTCCTAAAGGCGTTGAGTTCGTTGCACTGGCTCACGGTGACGACAAAGCTGTTGCAAACGTTCACGCTCCACGCGTTGCACCAGAAGCTGAAGAAGGCGCTGCAGAGTAA
- a CDS encoding ribose-phosphate pyrophosphokinase produces the protein MSKMMVFTGNANPDLARRVVRQLHIPLGDISVGKFSDGEITAEINENVRGKDVFIIQPTCAPTNDNLMELVVMADAFRRSSATRITAVIPYFGYARQDRRPRSARVAISAKVVADMLTVVGIDRVLTVDLHADQIQGFFDIPVDNIYGSPVLVDDIEDQRFENLMIVSPDIGGVVRARAVAKSLGVDLGIIDKRREKANHSEVMHIIGDVEGRTCILVDDMVDTAGTLCHAAKALKEHGAAKVFAYCTHPVLSGRAIENIENSVLDELVVTNTIPLSAAAQACARIRQLDIAPVVAEAVRRISNEESISAMFR, from the coding sequence GTGTCCAAGATGATGGTCTTTACGGGGAACGCCAACCCCGATCTGGCTCGACGTGTCGTACGTCAGCTGCATATCCCTCTCGGTGACATCTCTGTCGGTAAATTCTCCGACGGCGAAATTACAGCCGAGATCAATGAAAACGTTCGCGGTAAAGACGTCTTCATTATTCAGCCGACCTGCGCTCCGACCAACGATAACCTGATGGAACTCGTCGTGATGGCTGATGCCTTCCGCCGCTCCTCAGCGACTCGAATCACAGCTGTAATCCCTTACTTTGGTTATGCCCGTCAGGATCGCCGTCCGCGCTCCGCACGTGTGGCTATCAGCGCGAAAGTCGTTGCTGACATGCTGACCGTGGTAGGCATCGACCGTGTTCTCACGGTTGACCTGCACGCTGACCAAATCCAGGGGTTCTTCGATATTCCGGTAGATAACATCTACGGTTCGCCAGTATTGGTGGACGATATTGAAGACCAGCGCTTTGAAAACCTGATGATCGTGTCCCCGGACATTGGTGGCGTCGTGCGTGCACGGGCCGTTGCCAAATCCCTGGGCGTTGATCTTGGGATCATCGACAAACGCCGCGAGAAAGCCAATCACTCTGAAGTGATGCATATCATCGGTGATGTCGAAGGGCGTACCTGTATTCTGGTTGATGACATGGTCGACACCGCCGGCACCCTGTGCCACGCGGCAAAAGCCTTGAAAGAGCACGGTGCTGCAAAAGTCTTCGCCTACTGCACACACCCTGTGCTGTCGGGCCGAGCGATCGAGAACATCGAGAACTCTGTGCTGGACGAACTGGTGGTGACTAACACCATCCCGTTGTCCGCCGCTGCTCAAGCCTGTGCGCGTATCCGTCAACTGGATATCGCACCGGTCGTTGCCGAAGCGGTTCGCCGCATCAGCAATGAAGAATCGATCAGCGCGATGTTCCGCTAA
- the pth gene encoding aminoacyl-tRNA hydrolase: MTAIKLIVGLGNPGAEYEQTRHNAGALFVERIAHAQGVNLAADRKYFGLTGRFSHQGQDVRLLIPTTYMNRSGQSVAALAGFFRIKPEEILVAHDELDLPPGVAKLKLGGGHGGHNGLRDIIAQLGNQNNFYRLRLGIGHPGVASMVSNFVLGRAPRAEQEKLDASIDFALGVLPDIFAGEWNRAMKNLHSQKA, from the coding sequence GTGACTGCCATTAAACTGATCGTTGGCCTGGGAAATCCAGGCGCCGAATACGAACAGACCCGGCATAACGCGGGGGCCCTTTTTGTTGAGCGCATCGCCCATGCCCAAGGTGTAAACCTGGCGGCCGATCGCAAGTATTTTGGCCTGACCGGGCGTTTCTCGCACCAGGGTCAGGATGTTCGTCTACTGATTCCCACCACCTACATGAACCGCAGCGGCCAGTCTGTGGCGGCACTTGCGGGCTTCTTCCGGATCAAACCCGAAGAAATCCTGGTGGCCCATGACGAACTGGACCTGCCACCCGGCGTTGCCAAGCTCAAGCTCGGCGGCGGGCACGGCGGGCACAACGGCCTGCGCGACATCATCGCGCAGTTGGGTAATCAGAATAATTTCTACCGTCTGCGGCTCGGCATTGGCCACCCAGGCGTTGCGAGTATGGTTTCAAATTTCGTCCTGGGTCGTGCGCCACGCGCCGAACAGGAAAAACTCGATGCGAGCATCGACTTTGCCCTCGGCGTGCTGCCGGATATCTTCGCCGGGGAATGGAACCGCGCGATGAAAAACCTGCACAGCCAGAAGGCCTGA
- the sctC gene encoding type III secretion system outer membrane ring subunit SctC gives MHSKLHKHSRLHLSARVAATPRTPWRYLLALPFLLAPLSQATAGIPPEWKNTAFAYEAEHKPLRDVLDDFAKSFGTQLQIEGLLDGNVNGKIRANTPQSLLDRLGMEHRFQWFLYNNTLYISALDQQESARLEVSSETVGDLKQALTDIGLLDSRFGWGELPEDGVVLVSGPKRYIEQIKQFSSQRRSDDQKQSVLSYPLKFANAGDRQIDYRGQKMLIPGVATMLRGLLEPRSSLATTKATQRPAARAPAFTPMAQGFPSSSNPLLSQMLAPPPGPTPLNPGVSETRTATASNRIRVEADLRNNAVMIYDLPERHGMYRDLIAQLDIARKLVEIDAIILDIERTQLRELGVNWGFQGNNVRGGVNNTTPGTASQLSIENREGFFADVRALEARGLATLVSNPSVLTLENQPAVIDFNRTQYLTAGSEVASIVPVTVGTSFQVVPRVITARGGHQIHLAIDIEDGNFDESNPNRSGPDVHKGAVSTQAVMAEKRSLVVGGFHVTENIDTLTKVPLLGDIPLLGKALFSFTERKNNRRERLFILTPRVIGDQADPSRYLPQDDQLELQAAIKPLARRMSPQAPEIKRNDLIHALASLVSGEVPKAFKAKPMPLGVSTLCSTRDMLAVSTERSQWYEGPHFNIAVVIVRNQHDRHVRIDEKECSNAQTLAVTAWPRAWLKPGEEAEVFIAMRPVVKDEYVTVPRPSLIVPAGKPAQ, from the coding sequence ATGCATAGCAAACTCCACAAGCACAGTCGCTTGCACCTCAGCGCGCGCGTTGCTGCAACACCCCGCACGCCTTGGCGCTACCTGCTGGCCCTGCCCTTCTTGCTGGCACCCTTGTCACAGGCGACGGCCGGCATCCCTCCCGAATGGAAAAACACCGCGTTTGCCTATGAGGCCGAACACAAACCTCTGCGCGATGTGCTGGATGACTTCGCCAAGAGCTTCGGCACACAGTTGCAGATCGAGGGCCTGCTCGATGGCAACGTAAACGGAAAAATCCGCGCCAATACCCCGCAGTCACTGTTGGACAGACTGGGAATGGAGCATCGCTTCCAGTGGTTCCTGTACAACAATACGCTGTACATCAGCGCACTGGACCAACAGGAATCCGCACGCCTGGAGGTTTCCAGCGAAACCGTGGGCGACCTCAAGCAGGCGCTCACTGACATCGGCCTGCTCGACAGCCGCTTCGGTTGGGGGGAGTTGCCCGAGGACGGTGTAGTGCTGGTGTCCGGCCCCAAGCGCTATATCGAACAGATCAAACAGTTCAGCAGCCAGCGTCGCTCGGATGATCAAAAACAGAGTGTGCTGAGCTACCCGCTGAAATTCGCCAACGCAGGCGACCGCCAAATCGATTATCGCGGTCAAAAAATGCTGATTCCCGGCGTGGCAACAATGCTGCGCGGGCTACTAGAACCTCGCTCTTCCTTAGCCACTACAAAAGCCACCCAGCGCCCGGCGGCGAGAGCACCGGCGTTCACGCCGATGGCCCAGGGCTTTCCCTCGTCGAGCAACCCATTACTGAGCCAGATGCTCGCCCCGCCACCCGGTCCGACACCACTCAATCCAGGCGTGTCGGAAACCCGAACCGCGACGGCGTCCAATCGTATTCGGGTCGAGGCCGATTTACGCAACAACGCCGTGATGATCTACGACCTGCCGGAACGCCACGGCATGTACCGCGACCTGATCGCCCAACTCGATATCGCACGCAAACTGGTGGAAATCGACGCGATCATTCTCGATATCGAACGCACCCAACTGCGCGAACTGGGCGTCAACTGGGGTTTCCAGGGCAACAACGTGCGAGGCGGCGTGAACAATACGACGCCGGGCACGGCGTCACAGCTGTCGATCGAAAACAGAGAAGGTTTTTTTGCCGACGTACGCGCACTGGAGGCTCGTGGCCTGGCGACCTTGGTGTCTAACCCATCGGTGCTCACCCTGGAAAACCAACCCGCCGTGATCGACTTCAACCGTACCCAGTACCTGACCGCTGGCAGCGAAGTCGCCTCCATCGTACCCGTGACTGTCGGCACCAGCTTTCAGGTCGTCCCACGGGTCATCACTGCCCGAGGCGGGCACCAGATTCATCTGGCGATCGATATCGAAGACGGTAATTTCGATGAATCCAACCCCAACCGCAGTGGCCCCGATGTGCACAAAGGCGCGGTCAGCACCCAGGCGGTGATGGCAGAAAAGCGCTCCCTGGTGGTCGGCGGTTTCCATGTCACGGAAAACATCGACACGCTCACAAAAGTACCTCTGCTGGGTGATATTCCCTTGCTGGGTAAAGCGCTGTTCTCATTCACCGAGCGCAAGAACAACCGACGCGAGCGGCTGTTTATCCTCACCCCCCGAGTCATCGGCGATCAGGCCGATCCGTCACGCTACCTGCCGCAAGACGACCAGTTGGAGTTGCAAGCCGCAATCAAGCCGCTGGCCCGGCGCATGTCCCCTCAAGCCCCGGAGATCAAACGCAACGACCTGATCCACGCGTTGGCCAGCCTGGTCAGCGGGGAGGTGCCCAAGGCGTTCAAGGCTAAACCGATGCCGCTGGGCGTGAGCACCCTCTGCTCGACCCGTGACATGTTGGCAGTCAGTACCGAGCGCAGCCAGTGGTATGAAGGCCCGCACTTCAACATCGCCGTGGTCATTGTGCGTAACCAGCACGACCGCCACGTGCGTATCGATGAAAAAGAGTGCAGCAACGCCCAGACCCTTGCTGTAACGGCCTGGCCGCGTGCCTGGCTCAAGCCTGGCGAGGAAGCCGAAGTGTTTATTGCCATGCGCCCTGTGGTGAAGGATGAGTACGTCACTGTCCCTCGCCCTTCGTTGATTGTACCTGCCGGGAAACCTGCCCAATGA
- the sctJ gene encoding type III secretion inner membrane ring lipoprotein SctJ, protein MRRCLITPLLLSSALMLAGCSESVELHRQLSEQEANEVIAELADKQIRSQKIPAKDGVTVRVKADDISRAVRTLEAAGLPKVARSTLGDIFRKEGVISTPLEERARYIYALSQELEATLSNIDGVIVARVHVVLPERVAPGEPVQPASASVFIKHDPRLDPDNIRPRVRRMVASSIPGMTTALDNTQKLTVVFVPAAAYLEQQQLVYFGPFLVPENNLGFWRTSTVALLSTLLLGAAGVLFWRKRLTPRQPNVPAITAIHE, encoded by the coding sequence ATGCGCCGCTGTCTGATCACCCCGCTACTTCTATCGTCGGCACTGATGCTCGCAGGCTGCAGTGAGAGCGTAGAGCTCCATCGCCAGCTCTCGGAACAAGAGGCCAATGAGGTGATTGCCGAACTGGCCGACAAACAGATCCGCTCGCAGAAAATCCCCGCAAAAGACGGCGTGACCGTTCGCGTGAAGGCCGATGATATAAGCCGGGCGGTCCGCACCCTGGAAGCTGCGGGCCTGCCCAAGGTCGCTCGCTCGACACTGGGCGATATCTTCCGCAAGGAAGGCGTTATCTCCACGCCCCTGGAGGAGCGTGCCCGTTACATCTACGCCTTGTCGCAAGAGCTGGAGGCTACCCTGTCGAATATCGACGGGGTGATCGTCGCACGCGTGCACGTCGTGCTGCCCGAACGGGTGGCGCCGGGCGAACCCGTACAGCCAGCCTCCGCGTCGGTGTTCATCAAGCACGATCCGCGCCTGGACCCTGACAACATACGCCCCCGCGTACGCAGGATGGTCGCCAGCAGCATACCCGGGATGACCACAGCCCTGGACAACACACAAAAACTCACCGTTGTGTTCGTGCCAGCGGCCGCTTACCTGGAGCAACAACAACTGGTGTATTTCGGCCCATTCCTGGTGCCCGAGAACAACCTTGGCTTCTGGCGCACCAGCACCGTGGCGCTACTGAGCACGCTGTTGCTGGGCGCTGCTGGCGTTCTATTCTGGCGCAAGCGGCTAACGCCACGCCAACCGAACGTACCGGCCATCACCGCCATCCATGAGTGA
- the ispE gene encoding 4-(cytidine 5'-diphospho)-2-C-methyl-D-erythritol kinase: protein MTVQTLTLPSPAKLNLMLHILGRREDGYHELQTLFQFLDYGDELTFAVRDDGVIQLHTEFDGVPHDSNLIVRAARKLQEHSGCALGIDIWIDKILPMGGGIGGGSSNAATTLLGLNHLWQLGWDHDRLAALGLTLGADVPVFVHGHAAFAEGVGEKLTPEYPEEPWYVVLVPQVSVSTAEIFSDPLLTRNSSPIKVRPVPKGNSRNDCLPVVARRYPEVRNALNLLGKFTEAKLTGTGSCVFGGFPNKAEADKVSALLTETLTGFVAKGSNVSMLHRKLQSLL, encoded by the coding sequence GTGACCGTGCAAACGCTGACACTGCCCTCCCCCGCCAAACTCAATCTGATGCTGCATATTCTCGGTCGTCGTGAAGACGGCTATCACGAGCTGCAGACGCTGTTCCAATTTCTCGACTACGGCGATGAGCTCACCTTCGCCGTGCGCGACGATGGCGTCATCCAACTGCATACCGAGTTCGATGGCGTGCCCCATGACAGCAATCTGATCGTGAGGGCGGCAAGAAAACTACAGGAACACTCCGGTTGTGCGTTGGGCATCGATATATGGATCGATAAAATCTTGCCCATGGGCGGCGGAATCGGTGGCGGCAGCTCGAATGCCGCGACGACGTTGCTGGGTCTGAATCACTTGTGGCAACTGGGCTGGGACCACGATCGCCTGGCCGCGCTGGGCCTGACGCTGGGCGCCGACGTGCCGGTTTTCGTGCACGGGCACGCCGCTTTTGCTGAGGGCGTGGGGGAGAAACTCACCCCCGAATACCCCGAAGAGCCGTGGTATGTCGTGCTTGTCCCGCAAGTATCTGTAAGTACAGCAGAAATTTTTTCAGATCCGTTGTTGACACGTAACTCTTCTCCCATTAAAGTGCGCCCCGTTCCCAAGGGAAACAGTCGAAATGACTGCTTACCGGTTGTAGCAAGGCGTTATCCAGAGGTACGTAACGCTTTGAATTTGTTAGGTAAATTTACCGAAGCAAAATTAACCGGAACTGGAAGTTGTGTGTTTGGGGGCTTCCCAAACAAAGCTGAAGCTGATAAAGTCTCGGCCCTTCTTACAGAGACCCTTACAGGGTTTGTAGCAAAGGGAAGCAACGTTTCGATGTTGCATCGCAAGCTGCAAAGTCTGCTCTAA
- the sctL gene encoding type III secretion system stator protein SctL, whose product MFCSRKIELHKDIPDPPTTLVTREMLAEYAQAGRLLEHAQAQAKLLLQQAQADCESLLQRANDEFWQRANAQLHRWELERQAMYDSLEQTATYVTQQAIRTVLAEALPTQRLTALLKKLLDSQVPVVVANLLCNPHDREQIEQWLIQHNQVPWTLRCEEELPLQTLILETDEGGFHIDWNSAIETLMVAHPR is encoded by the coding sequence ATGTTTTGCTCACGCAAGATTGAGTTACACAAAGATATCCCTGACCCGCCAACCACCCTGGTCACACGGGAAATGCTGGCTGAATATGCCCAGGCCGGCCGTTTGCTTGAACATGCCCAAGCGCAGGCGAAACTGCTGTTGCAGCAAGCGCAAGCAGATTGCGAAAGCCTGCTGCAGCGCGCCAACGATGAATTCTGGCAGCGCGCCAATGCCCAATTGCACCGCTGGGAGCTGGAGCGTCAAGCGATGTACGACAGCCTGGAACAAACGGCCACGTATGTCACCCAGCAAGCGATTCGCACCGTTCTTGCAGAAGCGCTCCCCACGCAGCGCCTCACTGCACTGCTCAAGAAACTGTTGGACTCCCAAGTGCCCGTGGTGGTGGCGAACCTGCTATGCAACCCGCACGACCGCGAGCAGATAGAGCAATGGCTCATTCAACACAATCAAGTCCCCTGGACGCTGCGCTGCGAGGAGGAACTCCCTCTCCAGACGCTGATCCTCGAGACAGATGAGGGCGGGTTTCACATCGACTGGAACAGCGCAATTGAGACGTTGATGGTGGCTCATCCCCGATAA